From a single Phragmites australis chromosome 7, lpPhrAust1.1, whole genome shotgun sequence genomic region:
- the LOC133923943 gene encoding electron transfer flavoprotein subunit beta, mitochondrial isoform X2: MKILVAVKRVVDYAVKVRVKPDRTGVETTNVKMSMNPFCEIAVEEALRLREVGAAAEVVAATVGPAQSADTLRTALAMGADRAVHVLHDPDPSRPLLPLAVAKILRAVALQEKPGLVILGKQVILDKEKQKATVEREVDGGIETICLNLPAVITTDLRLNQPRYATLPNIMKAKSKVIKKVTPEELNVDIRSDMEVILVNEPPKRKAGVILSSVNELLDKLKNEARVL, from the exons ATGAAGATCCTGGTGGCGGTGAAGCGGGTGGTGGACTACGCCGTCAAGGTGCGCGTGAAGCCCGACCGGACGGGCGTGGAGACGACCAACGTCAAGATGTCCATGAACCCCTTCTGCGAGATCGCCGTGGAGGAGGCGCTCCGGCTCCGCGAGGTGGGCGCCGCCGCTGAGGTCGTTGCCGCCACCGTCGGTCCCGCGCAGTCTGCCGACACGCTCCGCACCGCGCTCGCCATGGGTGCCGACCGCGCCGTCCACGTCCTCCACGACCCCGACCCCTCGCGCCCGCTCCTCCCCCTCGCCGTCGCCAAGATCCTCCGCGCCGTCGCGCTCCAAGAAAAGCCCGGGCTCGTCATCCTCGGAAAGCAG GTTATATTGGACAAGGAGAAACAAAAAGCTACTGTGGAGAGAGAGGTCGATGGTGGAATCGAAACCATCTGCCTTAATTTACCAGCAGTGATCAC CACGGATTTGAGACTGAACCAGCCAAGATATGCTACACTACCAAACATAATGAAGGCTAAATCCAAAGTTATTAAGAAAGTCACCCCTGAAGAGCTCAATGTAGACATTAGATCAGACATGGAGGTCATTCTGGTTAATGAGCCACCAAAAAGGAAAGCAGGGGTAATTCTTTCATCTGTCAACGAACTACTTGACAAGTTGAAAAATGAAGCGCGCGTCTTGTAA
- the LOC133923943 gene encoding electron transfer flavoprotein subunit beta, mitochondrial isoform X1 — protein MKILVAVKRVVDYAVKVRVKPDRTGVETTNVKMSMNPFCEIAVEEALRLREVGAAAEVVAATVGPAQSADTLRTALAMGADRAVHVLHDPDPSRPLLPLAVAKILRAVALQEKPGLVILGKQAIDDDCNQTGQMLAGLLQWPQGTFASSVILDKEKQKATVEREVDGGIETICLNLPAVITTDLRLNQPRYATLPNIMKAKSKVIKKVTPEELNVDIRSDMEVILVNEPPKRKAGVILSSVNELLDKLKNEARVL, from the exons ATGAAGATCCTGGTGGCGGTGAAGCGGGTGGTGGACTACGCCGTCAAGGTGCGCGTGAAGCCCGACCGGACGGGCGTGGAGACGACCAACGTCAAGATGTCCATGAACCCCTTCTGCGAGATCGCCGTGGAGGAGGCGCTCCGGCTCCGCGAGGTGGGCGCCGCCGCTGAGGTCGTTGCCGCCACCGTCGGTCCCGCGCAGTCTGCCGACACGCTCCGCACCGCGCTCGCCATGGGTGCCGACCGCGCCGTCCACGTCCTCCACGACCCCGACCCCTCGCGCCCGCTCCTCCCCCTCGCCGTCGCCAAGATCCTCCGCGCCGTCGCGCTCCAAGAAAAGCCCGGGCTCGTCATCCTCGGAAAGCAG GCAATTGATGATGATTGCAACCAAACAGGACAAATGCTAGCTGGATTACTTCAGTGGCCACAGGGAACCTTTGCCTCATCA GTTATATTGGACAAGGAGAAACAAAAAGCTACTGTGGAGAGAGAGGTCGATGGTGGAATCGAAACCATCTGCCTTAATTTACCAGCAGTGATCAC CACGGATTTGAGACTGAACCAGCCAAGATATGCTACACTACCAAACATAATGAAGGCTAAATCCAAAGTTATTAAGAAAGTCACCCCTGAAGAGCTCAATGTAGACATTAGATCAGACATGGAGGTCATTCTGGTTAATGAGCCACCAAAAAGGAAAGCAGGGGTAATTCTTTCATCTGTCAACGAACTACTTGACAAGTTGAAAAATGAAGCGCGCGTCTTGTAA